The sequence CTGCTGGACCACATGCTGACCCTGACCATGTTCTGGGCGGGTATGGATCTGCAACTCTCCTGTGAGGGGGATCTGGAGGTGGACGCCCACCACAGCGTGGAGGACGTGGGCCTGACTCTGGGCAGCGCCCTGCTGGAAGCTCTGGGCGACAGAACGGGCATTGCCCGCGTGGGCTATGGCCGCGTGCCCATGGACGAAGCCCTCAGTGAAGTAACCGTGGATCTTTCGGGCCGTCCCTGGCTGGAATGGCGCGGCGACGAATTGCTGCCGCCGGTCATGGCCGGAGAGGAAAAAGACCTCTGGCGCGAATTTTACAAAGCCCTGGCCAGCAGCGCCCGCTGCAATCTGCACATTGCCTTTCTGTACGGCAAAAACGGCCACCACCTGCTGGAATCG comes from Desulfovibrio porci and encodes:
- the hisB gene encoding imidazoleglycerol-phosphate dehydratase HisB, which encodes MNANAPREAAQERHSAETRISLRLNLDGEGDTRIRTGFGLLDHMLTLTMFWAGMDLQLSCEGDLEVDAHHSVEDVGLTLGSALLEALGDRTGIARVGYGRVPMDEALSEVTVDLSGRPWLEWRGDELLPPVMAGEEKDLWREFYKALASSARCNLHIAFLYGKNGHHLLESAAKGLGLALRQAVRIQGTTIRSTKGCLD